In one Chloroflexota bacterium genomic region, the following are encoded:
- a CDS encoding pirin family protein, whose protein sequence is MAERSDAVRASRHSAPCPLSALCWPGQAAPHAIVRARRHTLVAQTVPTVDIRRAADRFQTRTGWLDSRHSFSFGRHYDPKNTHFGLLLVSNDDVVKAGTGFDTHPHRDMEIVTWVLEGELEHKDSQGNRGLIVPGDAQRMSAGSGILHSEINYSAKTDVRFVQMWVLPDTKSINPGYQETHIGSLIDSGQLVPIASGRGHDGAVTIQQQAATLWGARLTAGASVALPDAPFVHLYVARGPVDLEGAGSLAEGDAARLVAADGRTVTAPAGGAGAEVLVWEFRP, encoded by the coding sequence ATGGCTGAACGATCCGACGCAGTGCGGGCGTCGAGGCACTCAGCTCCCTGTCCGCTCAGCGCGCTGTGCTGGCCGGGGCAGGCTGCACCGCACGCCATCGTGCGTGCGCGGAGGCACACTCTCGTGGCGCAGACCGTTCCCACCGTCGACATCCGACGTGCCGCGGACCGATTCCAGACCCGGACCGGCTGGCTCGACTCCCGGCACAGCTTCAGCTTCGGCCGCCACTACGATCCGAAGAACACCCATTTCGGCCTCTTGCTCGTCTCGAACGACGACGTGGTCAAGGCTGGCACCGGCTTCGACACCCATCCGCATCGCGACATGGAGATCGTGACCTGGGTGCTGGAGGGCGAGCTCGAGCACAAGGACTCCCAGGGGAACCGTGGGCTGATCGTGCCGGGCGACGCGCAGCGCATGTCGGCCGGCAGCGGCATCCTCCACTCCGAGATCAACTACTCGGCGAAGACGGATGTGCGCTTCGTCCAGATGTGGGTGCTCCCCGACACGAAGAGCATCAACCCCGGGTACCAGGAGACCCATATCGGCAGCCTGATCGACAGCGGCCAGCTCGTCCCCATCGCCTCCGGGCGCGGCCACGACGGCGCGGTCACCATCCAGCAGCAGGCGGCGACCTTGTGGGGCGCTCGGCTGACGGCCGGGGCCAGCGTGGCCCTGCCGGACGCGCCCTTCGTCCACCTGTACGTGGCGCGCGGTCCGGTTGACCTGGAGGGAGCCGGCTCGCTCGCGGAGGGCGACGCCGCCCGGCTGGTGGCGGCGGACGGCCGCACGGTGACGGCGCCGGCGGGTGGCGCGGGCGCGGAGGTCCTCGTCTGGGAGTTCCGCCCGTAG
- a CDS encoding Gfo/Idh/MocA family oxidoreductase gives MAEQPFRWGILSAANIARKRFVPGVRTGSEGIVAAVAARDLERAQAFACELGIPRAYGSYEELLADPEIDGVYIGLPNSLHTEWTVKAAAAGKHVLCEKPLSRRVSDVEQMIAACEAAGVVLMEAFMYRHHRQHARVRELIASGAIGEPTIVRASFTYAMPDERRAAPTPDVRVQAGLDGGAFMDVGCYALNAARLLFDAEPVEVTAFQRKDPLLGVDTLFAAVVRFPGDRMALIDGSFDTTSTARYEVSGFDGAILVEKAFQPERLPSEITITSRGERRTETVPGADQMGLEADHFARSVRAGRLLAPAENGLAQARALEALYRSAETGQAVRLS, from the coding sequence GTGGCAGAGCAGCCGTTTCGATGGGGCATCCTGAGCGCCGCCAACATCGCGCGCAAGCGCTTCGTGCCGGGCGTCCGGACGGGATCCGAGGGTATCGTGGCGGCCGTGGCTGCCCGCGATCTCGAGCGCGCCCAGGCATTTGCCTGCGAGCTTGGCATCCCGCGGGCGTACGGCTCCTATGAAGAACTCCTGGCCGATCCCGAGATCGACGGCGTCTACATCGGACTGCCGAACTCGCTGCACACGGAATGGACCGTCAAGGCAGCCGCCGCCGGCAAGCACGTCCTGTGCGAGAAGCCGCTCAGCCGCCGCGTGTCGGATGTCGAGCAGATGATCGCGGCGTGCGAGGCGGCCGGCGTGGTGCTGATGGAGGCGTTCATGTACCGCCACCATCGGCAGCACGCCCGCGTTCGTGAGCTGATCGCCAGCGGCGCGATCGGCGAGCCGACCATCGTGCGGGCCTCGTTCACCTATGCGATGCCTGATGAGCGGCGCGCGGCTCCGACTCCGGATGTCCGGGTGCAGGCCGGTCTCGATGGCGGCGCGTTCATGGACGTCGGCTGTTACGCGCTGAATGCTGCGCGTCTCCTCTTCGACGCGGAGCCAGTCGAGGTCACGGCGTTCCAGCGCAAGGATCCCCTCCTGGGCGTCGACACCCTCTTTGCAGCGGTGGTCCGGTTCCCGGGGGATCGGATGGCGCTGATCGATGGCAGCTTCGACACGACCAGCACCGCTCGGTACGAGGTCAGCGGCTTCGACGGGGCGATCCTCGTCGAGAAGGCGTTCCAGCCGGAGCGCCTGCCGTCCGAGATCACCATCACGTCGCGCGGGGAGCGGCGGACGGAAACGGTCCCTGGCGCCGATCAGATGGGGTTGGAGGCCGATCACTTCGCCAGGAGCGTGCGGGCAGGCAGGCTCCTGGCGCCGGCCGAGAACGGGCTGGCCCAGGCACGGGCGCTGGAGGCGCTGTACCGCAGCGCCGAAACCGGCCAGGCCGTTCGTTTGTCATAA
- a CDS encoding VOC family protein, producing MSDTTPADSGFQLSANHVGVSVSDLSRSIAFYRDLLGFNIAYERGEVTAEYMPRLVGIPGARLKIAGLDIPGLHLDLIEYIAPKGAPRAGPPNDVGNVHIGFTVDDMWAAYNRLAAAGVEFKCEPVSPTTGPNKGGWAVYFTDPDGTTLEMIQRPKSEG from the coding sequence ATGAGTGACACAACGCCCGCCGACAGCGGGTTTCAGCTCTCGGCAAACCACGTCGGCGTGAGCGTCAGCGACCTCAGCCGATCTATCGCGTTCTATCGCGACCTGCTCGGCTTCAACATCGCCTACGAGCGCGGCGAGGTCACCGCCGAGTACATGCCGCGCCTCGTCGGCATCCCCGGCGCGCGGTTGAAGATCGCCGGCCTGGACATCCCCGGCCTGCACCTTGACCTGATCGAGTACATCGCGCCGAAGGGCGCTCCGCGGGCCGGCCCGCCGAACGATGTCGGCAACGTCCACATCGGGTTTACCGTAGACGACATGTGGGCGGCCTACAACCGGCTGGCAGCGGCTGGCGTCGAATTCAAGTGCGAGCCGGTCAGCCCCACGACCGGCCCGAACAAGGGCGGCTGGGCCGTCTATTTCACCGATCCAGATGGGACGACCCTGGAGATGATCCAGCGGCCGAAGTCCGAAGGCTGA
- a CDS encoding CBS domain-containing protein, whose product MDANPRDESRAATVREGGPESWTEAGELIDTPTNMPTAAGARTSGGSVPPAAGEATSPFSSQGPAAAQRRRAGSSASRVESSHPSGSDFSSSAAPAGQGSNTPVGAESSGYRAWDDRQEEPGTFGRGESNGMMPIMSSLGGLAMTAAAGGLGYLWWKRRQKQQSRGERLKAALLAAGTSLGASAGSDFPRMLGQAAAQSKSAWLPLAVLPIAMMLREYGKAGERASDQLLQPLELDKRSKLLAKQGSDLIDAKLHEYRKRLVQEVDPSYNSGWGWTPWLLGGAMAGGAYVAYRQGWLDSMMGGSAGTMSGGSEPAVRDVMTRSVATVDPEATIAEVARKMRDLDVGSLPVCDGSKLIGIVTDRDLSVRATAAAKDPNTTHVREVMSPQLTWVFEDEPADAAARVMRERQIRRLPVLDRGDRLVGVVALADLATDLGDDRLKGATLEEISQPSGANPR is encoded by the coding sequence ATGGATGCAAATCCACGAGATGAGTCCCGCGCGGCGACGGTCCGCGAGGGCGGCCCCGAGTCCTGGACCGAGGCCGGCGAGCTGATCGACACCCCGACGAATATGCCGACAGCGGCCGGCGCGCGGACAAGCGGCGGCTCAGTGCCCCCGGCCGCCGGCGAGGCGACCTCGCCGTTTTCCAGCCAGGGGCCGGCAGCCGCCCAGCGCAGGCGGGCCGGCAGCTCGGCCAGCCGCGTCGAGTCGTCCCATCCGAGCGGTTCTGATTTCAGCTCGTCGGCCGCCCCGGCCGGACAGGGCAGCAACACTCCGGTTGGCGCGGAGTCCAGCGGCTACCGGGCCTGGGACGACCGGCAGGAAGAGCCGGGCACGTTCGGGCGCGGCGAGAGCAACGGCATGATGCCCATCATGTCGTCGCTGGGCGGGCTGGCGATGACGGCGGCGGCGGGTGGTCTGGGCTATCTCTGGTGGAAGCGCCGCCAGAAGCAGCAGTCCCGCGGCGAGCGGCTGAAGGCAGCCCTGCTGGCGGCGGGCACATCGCTGGGGGCATCGGCCGGCAGCGACTTCCCGCGGATGCTCGGGCAGGCAGCGGCGCAGTCGAAGTCGGCGTGGCTGCCGCTGGCCGTGTTGCCCATCGCCATGATGCTGCGTGAGTACGGCAAGGCCGGCGAGCGCGCCAGCGATCAGCTTCTGCAGCCGCTGGAGCTCGACAAGCGCAGCAAGCTGTTGGCGAAGCAGGGCTCGGACCTGATCGACGCCAAGCTGCACGAGTACCGCAAGCGGCTCGTGCAGGAGGTCGATCCGTCCTACAACTCGGGCTGGGGCTGGACGCCCTGGCTGCTCGGCGGGGCGATGGCCGGCGGCGCGTACGTGGCGTACCGTCAGGGCTGGCTCGATTCGATGATGGGCGGCTCGGCCGGCACGATGTCTGGTGGCAGTGAGCCAGCCGTGCGGGACGTCATGACCCGCAGCGTGGCGACGGTCGATCCAGAGGCGACGATCGCCGAGGTTGCGCGGAAGATGCGGGATCTCGACGTCGGCTCGCTGCCCGTCTGCGACGGCTCCAAGCTGATCGGCATCGTCACCGACCGCGACCTCTCGGTGCGGGCGACGGCTGCCGCGAAGGATCCGAACACCACCCACGTCCGCGAGGTGATGTCGCCGCAGCTGACCTGGGTCTTCGAAGACGAGCCGGCCGACGCCGCCGCCCGCGTGATGCGCGAACGGCAGATTCGACGCCTGCCGGTGCTGGACCGCGGCGACCGGCTGGTCGGCGTGGTGGCCCTGGCCGACCTTGCGACGGACCTGGGCGACGACCGGCTGAAGGGGGCAACCCTGGAGGAGATCTCGCAGCCGTCGGGCGCGAACCCCCGGTAG
- a CDS encoding alpha-ketoacid dehydrogenase subunit beta, whose translation MPTMSFAAALETAMAEEMQRDSRVYTMSTAPSPALLKEYGESRVRRMPISEATMTGIAVGSAGCGFRPVVHWRSVTFAFMAFDQVVNQACKIRYMFGGQRDFPIVFRASYLNGTRSAAQHSQTGYALYAHLAGLKVLLPSGAADARGLLKTAIRDDNPVVFFEPGRIDPIAEEVPDGDGLVPIGVASVKRPGTDVTIVALGYMVYPALAAAEKLAAEGVSVEVVDPRTLVPLDAETIRNSVQKTGRLIVVDESAPTCSMASEIAAVAAEDWDTCRSLKAPIRRVTTAAVPIPFSPPLEDFVLPDEGNILAAVRELLGYAAPAGVR comes from the coding sequence ATGCCCACGATGAGCTTCGCCGCCGCGCTCGAAACAGCGATGGCCGAAGAGATGCAGCGCGATTCGCGCGTCTACACCATGTCAACCGCCCCCTCGCCGGCCCTGCTCAAGGAGTACGGCGAGTCCCGTGTCCGCCGCATGCCGATCTCCGAGGCCACCATGACCGGCATCGCGGTCGGGTCGGCCGGCTGCGGCTTCCGGCCGGTCGTCCACTGGCGCTCGGTCACGTTCGCCTTCATGGCGTTCGATCAGGTGGTGAATCAGGCCTGCAAGATCCGCTACATGTTCGGCGGCCAGCGCGACTTTCCCATCGTGTTCCGCGCCAGCTACCTGAACGGCACCCGTTCGGCCGCCCAGCACTCGCAGACCGGGTACGCGCTGTACGCTCACCTCGCCGGCCTCAAGGTGCTGCTGCCCTCCGGCGCGGCGGACGCGCGCGGCCTGCTCAAGACGGCCATCCGCGACGACAACCCGGTCGTCTTCTTCGAGCCGGGCCGCATCGACCCGATCGCCGAGGAGGTGCCGGACGGCGATGGGCTGGTGCCGATTGGCGTCGCCTCGGTCAAGCGGCCCGGCACGGACGTGACGATTGTGGCGCTCGGCTACATGGTCTACCCGGCCCTGGCCGCCGCCGAGAAGCTGGCCGCCGAGGGCGTCTCCGTCGAGGTGGTCGATCCGCGCACGCTGGTGCCCCTGGACGCCGAGACGATCCGCAACTCGGTCCAGAAGACCGGGCGGCTGATCGTCGTGGATGAATCTGCGCCGACCTGCTCGATGGCCTCGGAGATCGCCGCCGTGGCCGCCGAGGATTGGGACACCTGCCGCTCGCTGAAGGCCCCGATCCGCCGCGTGACGACGGCCGCCGTACCGATCCCGTTCAGCCCGCCGCTGGAAGACTTCGTCCTGCCGGACGAGGGCAACATCCTGGCGGCCGTCCGCGAGCTGCTCGGGTACGCCGCCCCGGCCGGCGTCCGCTGA
- a CDS encoding MFS transporter, whose amino-acid sequence MTAATSTDRTGAQDRPSSRDVTPAQRWAMWMIGSEMGLFMMAMGLVGPLTFVPLFVSRLNPDPFAIGLVTAAFQLGWLPQLFVAGYVERSHKKWPWVQWFGSIERLPILVLALCALAAPSVGVPILVVVYLACFAQTMCGGFATTPWLEVISRAVPGRLRGRFLGGSTMVGTLLGAGAAAFAAPLLDSLEFPYGFAACWALAFGIFLLSLIPLWIYREPPGPPPRPKRSLMNQLGDLPRIMIDDRRFRRFVGGLMLAALGTMSNGFLAVYAVSQLGASDDLVAWFTAALLIAQTTASLACGWLADRFNMRVVGMAMGLSSAVQAVVALLAPSAAWMLLAFLPLGAVQSGSMLARMAGPIDYAPHDRLPTYVALSGALVSCCTAAAPLLGGQLVAWLGYPWLFGLSALVALLAVPMLGQGAAPLPRPVVAVPVDGEANA is encoded by the coding sequence ATGACGGCCGCGACATCCACCGACCGGACTGGCGCGCAGGACCGGCCAAGCAGCCGCGACGTCACACCGGCTCAGCGCTGGGCCATGTGGATGATCGGGTCCGAGATGGGCCTGTTCATGATGGCGATGGGCCTGGTCGGCCCGCTGACGTTCGTGCCGCTGTTCGTCAGCCGCCTGAACCCCGATCCGTTCGCCATCGGGCTGGTCACGGCGGCGTTCCAGCTTGGCTGGCTCCCGCAGTTGTTCGTGGCAGGGTACGTCGAGCGCAGCCACAAGAAGTGGCCGTGGGTCCAGTGGTTCGGCAGCATCGAGCGCCTGCCGATCCTGGTGCTGGCCCTCTGCGCGCTGGCCGCGCCGAGCGTGGGCGTCCCGATCCTGGTCGTGGTCTACCTCGCCTGCTTCGCGCAGACGATGTGCGGCGGCTTCGCCACGACGCCCTGGCTGGAGGTCATCTCGCGCGCCGTGCCGGGCCGCCTGCGTGGCCGCTTCCTGGGCGGCTCCACGATGGTCGGCACGCTCCTGGGCGCGGGAGCCGCCGCGTTCGCCGCGCCACTGCTGGACTCGCTGGAGTTCCCGTACGGCTTCGCAGCCTGCTGGGCGCTGGCCTTCGGCATCTTCCTGCTCAGCCTGATCCCGCTCTGGATCTACCGCGAGCCGCCCGGGCCGCCACCGCGCCCCAAGCGCTCGCTGATGAACCAGCTTGGCGATCTGCCCCGCATCATGATCGACGACAGGCGCTTTCGGCGGTTCGTGGGCGGCCTGATGCTGGCGGCGCTCGGGACGATGAGCAACGGGTTCCTGGCCGTCTACGCCGTCTCGCAGCTGGGCGCATCTGATGATCTGGTGGCGTGGTTCACGGCGGCGCTGCTGATCGCGCAGACAACGGCCAGCCTCGCGTGCGGCTGGCTGGCCGACCGCTTCAACATGCGGGTGGTCGGCATGGCGATGGGCCTGTCGTCTGCCGTGCAGGCAGTCGTCGCACTGCTCGCGCCGAGCGCAGCCTGGATGCTGCTGGCCTTCCTGCCGCTGGGGGCCGTCCAGTCTGGCAGCATGCTGGCCCGCATGGCCGGCCCCATCGACTACGCCCCGCACGACCGCTTGCCGACCTACGTGGCGCTGTCCGGGGCGCTGGTGAGCTGCTGTACGGCCGCCGCGCCGCTGCTCGGCGGGCAACTGGTGGCGTGGCTCGGGTATCCGTGGCTGTTCGGCTTGAGCGCCCTGGTGGCCCTGCTGGCCGTGCCGATGCTCGGCCAGGGGGCCGCGCCGCTCCCGCGCCCCGTCGTCGCCGTGCCCGTCGACGGCGAGGCCAACGCCTGA
- a CDS encoding MFS transporter, with translation MSQHVQPIDAEAALPRETTGGLFSAVVRLYPALAVPEFRLLWFMSFPSTMTWSLCAVATGYAALTISGSATVLGIVTGLSGLPMLVLAPIGGVVADRFPRKNVIIVAQCILAAGALALAILSLLGIMEVWHLAALGLLQGVAFSFNMPARQSLLMEVVGPKLTRSAAALNTAAPNFSRVVGPSVAGIMLATPGIGVSGVFVTMCIMYAIVFVSLLRLPPSAKPPAAGSGMRAVWDSLLEGFRYILSSAVHRGLLGTAFVLLILGAPVLQIMPVFSEHVFNVGATGLGMLLSANGIGALIGSVGVAAVTGFRRLGLIQVGFGFAFALSIVGFSLAPSLSMAVVMIGLFGAAQSCYMSLNSTMLMGNTEPRMYGRVLSVYLMTFAVTPIAAMPLAWLTDVINPQTATLGAGLAVLAAVVILAVASPATRTAR, from the coding sequence TTGAGCCAGCACGTTCAGCCCATCGACGCCGAGGCTGCGCTGCCCAGAGAGACCACCGGTGGTCTGTTCTCGGCGGTCGTGCGCCTGTACCCGGCGCTCGCAGTCCCCGAGTTCCGCCTGCTCTGGTTCATGTCGTTCCCGTCCACCATGACGTGGTCGCTGTGCGCCGTTGCGACGGGCTACGCCGCCCTCACCATCTCCGGCTCGGCCACGGTCCTGGGCATCGTCACCGGCCTGAGCGGCCTGCCGATGCTGGTGCTCGCGCCGATTGGCGGCGTGGTGGCGGACCGCTTTCCCCGCAAGAACGTCATCATCGTGGCCCAGTGCATCCTGGCAGCCGGCGCGCTGGCCCTGGCGATCCTCAGCCTGCTCGGGATCATGGAAGTCTGGCATCTCGCAGCGCTGGGCCTGCTCCAGGGGGTCGCGTTCTCGTTCAACATGCCGGCCCGACAGTCCCTGCTGATGGAGGTCGTCGGGCCGAAGCTCACGCGCAGCGCCGCCGCGCTCAACACCGCCGCGCCCAACTTCTCGCGGGTGGTCGGCCCGAGCGTCGCCGGCATCATGCTGGCCACGCCCGGCATCGGCGTCTCGGGCGTGTTCGTCACGATGTGCATCATGTACGCCATCGTCTTCGTGTCGCTGCTGCGGCTCCCGCCGAGCGCGAAGCCGCCGGCGGCCGGCAGCGGCATGCGGGCCGTCTGGGACTCGTTGCTGGAGGGGTTCCGCTACATCCTGTCGTCAGCGGTCCACCGGGGACTGCTCGGCACGGCGTTCGTGCTGCTGATCCTGGGCGCGCCGGTCCTCCAGATCATGCCGGTCTTCTCGGAGCACGTCTTCAACGTCGGCGCGACGGGTCTCGGCATGCTGCTCTCGGCCAACGGCATCGGCGCGCTGATCGGCTCGGTCGGCGTGGCCGCCGTGACCGGCTTCCGGCGGCTCGGCCTGATCCAGGTCGGCTTCGGGTTCGCGTTCGCCCTCTCCATCGTCGGGTTCTCGCTTGCGCCGAGCCTCTCGATGGCCGTGGTGATGATCGGCCTGTTCGGGGCGGCGCAGTCGTGCTACATGTCGCTGAACAGCACCATGCTGATGGGCAACACCGAGCCACGGATGTACGGTCGGGTGCTGAGCGTCTACCTGATGACGTTCGCGGTGACGCCCATCGCCGCGATGCCCCTGGCATGGCTGACCGACGTGATCAATCCGCAGACGGCAACGCTCGGAGCGGGGTTGGCCGTCCTGGCAGCCGTGGTGATCCTGGCCGTCGCCAGCCCGGCCACCCGCACGGCTCGGTAG
- a CDS encoding FecR domain-containing protein, translating into MFRKVRLLLAALLLLLAAMPAVPPPVASAQVRDGATMTVLRGQVAVIHADGTAVQPAPSGTLVKAGDEIRTLSKTGALITFFTGTEIEMGEDTILAVDRIAVDGSKVDISLKQVFGTTLNRVQSLTDPSSVYRIDAGGATAVVRGTTFLLIGPVATSRGNISALICLDDCDGRTSFAGCPVAPFTAFGVQVGGGKAQSDCEVTSVDKGADYWNAAFEAITTFEQTFASASGDTSPGVSNPGRDDGQRHADQRQDREDRDQKDVVTVFSSCSIIAGGPPAPGPSPSLFGGFGSVTEGNAGPTTLNVSVFLLPAASSTVTVNYAIGTAGTTATPSVDFVAGSGTLTFAPGVTQQDVPITVNGDLSPELNELVIVTLSGASGAPIGSATAIGVIQDDDSPITVSVLPTSVIEGNTGTTSMQFTVTLSRTSPATFNVDYQTIGAGTAISGVDYTPVPLTTLNIPANTLTATFTVPILTDTIPEPDKTVQVQISNPTSGATLGASTASGTIVDDDGPVSVSIGNAIVAEGCDGTTHAAFTLTLSAPSGTTVTVNYTTANGTATAGSDYQSTSGSVTFAPGTTIQNVIVQVIGDAIPEPDETFQVNLTTATGATISVPSGTGTIQNDD; encoded by the coding sequence ATGTTTCGAAAGGTTCGGCTGCTCCTGGCGGCCCTCCTGCTGCTGTTGGCCGCTATGCCGGCGGTTCCACCACCGGTGGCGTCCGCCCAGGTGCGAGACGGCGCCACGATGACGGTCCTACGCGGGCAAGTCGCCGTCATCCACGCCGACGGGACCGCCGTGCAGCCGGCGCCGAGCGGCACGCTCGTGAAGGCGGGCGACGAGATCCGCACCCTCTCGAAGACGGGCGCGCTGATCACCTTCTTCACCGGCACCGAGATCGAGATGGGCGAGGACACCATCCTCGCCGTCGACCGCATCGCGGTGGATGGCTCAAAGGTCGACATCTCGCTCAAGCAGGTCTTCGGGACCACCCTCAATCGGGTGCAGTCGCTGACCGACCCCTCGTCGGTGTACCGCATCGACGCCGGCGGCGCGACAGCGGTGGTGCGGGGCACCACCTTCCTGCTGATCGGCCCGGTCGCCACGTCGCGCGGGAACATCTCGGCGCTCATCTGCCTGGACGACTGCGACGGTCGCACATCGTTCGCTGGCTGCCCGGTTGCGCCGTTCACGGCGTTCGGCGTGCAGGTCGGCGGCGGCAAGGCCCAGTCCGACTGCGAGGTCACATCGGTGGACAAGGGCGCGGACTACTGGAACGCCGCGTTCGAGGCGATTACGACGTTCGAGCAGACGTTTGCGAGCGCCAGCGGCGACACCAGCCCCGGCGTCAGCAACCCCGGCCGCGACGACGGCCAGCGCCACGCCGATCAGCGGCAGGACCGCGAGGATCGCGATCAGAAGGACGTCGTCACCGTCTTCTCAAGCTGCAGCATCATCGCCGGCGGCCCGCCGGCGCCCGGCCCCTCGCCGAGCCTCTTCGGCGGGTTCGGCAGCGTGACCGAAGGGAACGCCGGCCCGACGACGCTCAACGTCTCGGTCTTCCTGCTGCCTGCCGCCTCCAGCACGGTCACCGTCAACTACGCCATCGGCACAGCCGGCACGACGGCCACACCGAGCGTCGATTTCGTGGCGGGGAGCGGCACGCTGACCTTCGCGCCCGGCGTCACGCAGCAGGACGTCCCGATCACGGTCAACGGCGATCTCTCACCCGAGCTGAATGAGCTGGTCATCGTGACGTTGTCCGGCGCCAGCGGCGCGCCGATCGGCTCGGCCACGGCCATCGGGGTGATCCAGGACGACGACTCGCCGATTACCGTCTCGGTCCTGCCGACGTCGGTGATTGAGGGCAACACTGGCACCACCAGCATGCAGTTCACCGTGACTCTCTCGCGCACGTCGCCCGCCACGTTCAACGTGGACTACCAGACCATCGGTGCGGGGACGGCCATCAGCGGCGTGGACTACACGCCCGTCCCGCTCACCACGCTCAACATCCCGGCCAACACCCTCACGGCGACCTTCACCGTGCCGATCCTGACGGATACGATCCCCGAGCCTGACAAGACGGTCCAGGTGCAGATCAGCAACCCGACGAGCGGTGCGACGCTTGGCGCCTCCACGGCGAGCGGCACGATCGTCGACGACGACGGTCCGGTCTCCGTCTCCATCGGCAACGCCATCGTCGCGGAGGGCTGCGACGGCACAACCCACGCCGCGTTCACCCTGACGCTGTCCGCGCCAAGCGGCACGACCGTGACGGTCAACTACACGACAGCCAATGGCACCGCCACGGCCGGCAGCGACTACCAGAGCACCAGTGGATCGGTCACCTTTGCCCCAGGCACGACGATCCAGAACGTGATCGTCCAGG
- a CDS encoding thiamine pyrophosphate-dependent dehydrogenase E1 component subunit alpha, translating into MTAQPFTLGATASAPPPDQCIEMYRQMVLIRRFEELALKLRLDDRIHGVVHPYVGEEAIAVGVCANLRVTDRIVSNHRGHGHCIAKGAHVDRMMAELFGRRDGYCKGKGGSMHIADFNVGMLGANGIVGAGLPITAGAGVAAQLEGGDAVAVGFFGDGATGEGPFHESLNIASLWKLPVIWVCENNQFAVDTPVASGLAAHNVADLAAGYDMPGYVVDGNDVLAVYEAAKKAVARARAGEGPTLLECKTWRKHQHALRNVVNPESRPADQVAYWSGRDPIEGFERYLVSQGILNADQLADVGQSIDHDLEDAVAFAEASPYPEPEEALEDVFAR; encoded by the coding sequence ATGACGGCACAGCCGTTCACCCTGGGGGCAACCGCCAGCGCCCCGCCGCCCGATCAGTGCATCGAGATGTACCGCCAGATGGTGCTCATCCGCCGCTTCGAGGAGCTGGCCCTCAAGCTGCGCCTTGACGACCGCATCCACGGCGTCGTGCACCCCTACGTCGGCGAGGAGGCCATCGCCGTCGGCGTCTGCGCCAACCTCCGCGTTACCGACCGCATCGTCAGCAACCATCGCGGCCACGGCCACTGCATCGCCAAGGGCGCCCACGTCGACCGCATGATGGCCGAGCTGTTCGGGCGGCGCGACGGCTACTGCAAGGGCAAGGGTGGCAGCATGCACATCGCCGACTTCAACGTCGGGATGCTCGGCGCGAACGGCATCGTCGGGGCGGGCCTGCCGATCACCGCTGGCGCAGGCGTCGCGGCGCAGCTCGAAGGCGGCGACGCCGTGGCGGTCGGCTTCTTCGGCGACGGCGCGACCGGCGAAGGGCCGTTCCACGAGTCGCTCAACATCGCCTCGCTCTGGAAGCTGCCGGTCATCTGGGTCTGTGAGAACAACCAGTTCGCGGTGGATACGCCGGTCGCGTCCGGGCTGGCCGCGCACAACGTGGCAGACCTCGCGGCCGGCTACGACATGCCCGGCTACGTGGTGGACGGTAACGACGTGCTGGCCGTCTACGAGGCCGCGAAGAAGGCGGTGGCGCGGGCGCGGGCCGGCGAGGGGCCGACGCTGCTCGAATGCAAGACCTGGCGCAAGCACCAGCACGCGCTGCGGAACGTCGTCAATCCCGAGAGCCGCCCGGCCGATCAGGTCGCCTACTGGTCTGGGCGCGACCCTATCGAGGGGTTCGAGCGCTACCTGGTGAGCCAGGGCATCCTGAACGCCGATCAGCTTGCGGATGTCGGCCAGAGCATCGACCACGACCTTGAGGACGCCGTCGCCTTCGCCGAGGCCAGCCCGTACCCCGAGCCGGAAGAGGCCCTGGAAGACGTCTTCGCGCGGTGA
- a CDS encoding VOC family protein, producing the protein MTVSVRWLDHTAIAVHSIEAALPLYRDLLGGDPEEIHHNEQAGFSVLQLRYPHGGGIELIQPYGPSGFLHDFLAKRGEGVHHITFLVNDLRAAVAEARAAGVRVVDENYDNPRWFEAFISPRSANGTIVQLAQTDDGFKDPMQLCSPHAFPHIHRPG; encoded by the coding sequence ATGACCGTCTCGGTTCGCTGGCTCGACCACACCGCCATCGCCGTTCACAGCATCGAGGCGGCGTTGCCGCTCTACCGCGACCTCCTCGGCGGGGATCCCGAGGAGATCCACCACAACGAGCAGGCCGGCTTCTCGGTGTTGCAGCTCCGGTACCCGCACGGCGGCGGCATCGAGCTGATCCAGCCGTACGGCCCGAGCGGCTTCCTGCACGACTTCCTGGCGAAGCGCGGCGAGGGCGTCCACCACATCACGTTCCTGGTCAACGACCTCAGGGCCGCCGTGGCGGAGGCCCGAGCAGCCGGCGTGCGCGTCGTGGACGAGAACTACGACAACCCGCGCTGGTTCGAGGCGTTCATCTCGCCGCGCAGCGCCAACGGCACCATCGTGCAACTGGCGCAGACGGACGACGGCTTCAAGGATCCGATGCAGTTGTGCTCGCCGCACGCGTTCCCGCACATTCACCGGCCGGGGTAG